Genomic DNA from Alkalihalobacterium alkalinitrilicum:
CTTAATAAATTTATTAAAAAAGGTTGGAATCCTAGTGATTTCAACCTTTTTAACAGTTCGTATTGTTTCTTGATATCGATCCACATAACGATGACTATAGAATATCATTCAATTCAGTATCTGTATAAATTGAAATTAAGACTACCGCTTTCCCATCTCCTATGTTTTTTACGAAGTGTGGGACACTTGCATTCCAACTGAAAGAATCACCTTCTTCTACTATCACCGAATCCTCCCCTTGTTCTGCTAACACTTTTCCTTCTAATACCAAATGGCACTCTTCTCCCTCATGTGAATGGGGTTCCCCGATTGATGCTCCTGGTGGAAATTCAACGATCATCATTCTTAGTCCACCTTTTGAGGTCAAATGCTCAATTTTTAACTTATTAAATGATGAAACTTTTCTTCCATCTTTTCGGACGACACTCATGTGCTGTTTTTTTTCTAACAATAAGTAAGGTAAAGGAACTCCTAAAAATGTAGCAATTGTACTTAATGTACTAATAGATGGAGAAGTATTATTATTTTCTACGTTACTTATAAATCCTTTGGAAAGACCAGTTCCTTCGCACATTTGAGCAATGGTGATTTTTTTCCTATTTCGAATTGCACGAATTTTAGTACCAATATCCACTTAAACCACCTCTAGTGTTTTCTAATAAGAAACATATTTCTATATTAACAAAAACATTATTGACAATCTACATTTTTCATTGTTATCTTATAAGTAATAAATATTCCTATTAAGAAACAAACGTTTATTTTCTTTATAGTTTCTAAATAAGAATATTTACTTTAAGGCTTAGAGGAAACAAGTAAGATGAAGTGAACCCACATCGTGTGGTGGCATCAACTAACTTTCAATATAAAAATAATTGAGTTAATATATTTCTTGAAAAATTACAGCATAGATAACATACGGGGGGAATTTATTATGTTACCATCATTGTTTGTTGCTCACGGAGCACCGTTATTAGCTATTGAGAATAATGAGTATACTCAATTTTTACAGCATTTAGGTGTGACTTTACCGAAACCAAAAGCAGTTATTTTATTTTCAGCACACTGGGAGTCATTTACTCAAAAAGTAAGTGAAGTTGATGAGTTTGAAACGATCTATGATTTTGGTGGCTTTCCTGATGCTTTATATCAAATAAAATATCCAGCTAAAGGGGACGCTGCAGTCACAAAGGATATCGAAAAAGCTATCATCACACAAGGTGTAACTTATGAAGTGGATACAAGACGTGGTTTAGATCACGGGGCATGGGTAGTGCTTAAACTGCTTTATCCAAATGCCGATATTCCTGTCATTTCAATGTCTGTTAACCCTAACTTAACACCTGAAGAGCAATATCAAATCGGAAAATCATTAGCACAACTAAGAGAGAAAGATATATTAATCATTGGGAGTGGCGGAACTGTCCATAATCTTGGCGTCTTAAAATTTGGTAGTGATCACGGAACTGCCGATGAATGGGCACTTGATTTCGACCGATGGTTAGAGCGACATATTAATAATTGGGACATTCAATCATTATTTAAGTACAACACATTAGCACCAGCTGCTGAATATGCCGTGCCGCGATATGGAAATGAACATTTTATCCCACTTTTTTATGCAATGGGTGCTGCAGATCAAGAACGAACAGCAACATTATTACATCGTAGTTATCGATATGGAAACCTTAGTCACAGTGTGTGGCAATTTGGTGTATCGAAGTAAATGTAATGAAATATACTTTGAGCATAACTTCCATTTAGGGGTAATGCTTTCTTATACAAATCTAAACTCCATTAAAATATATTACATTACGATTGATAAAGGAGTCGTACTTATGATACAAACTAAGATTAACGAAAACGTTCTTACAGTGCTTAAAGATAAAATTCAATTAATAAAGATGGCTACAGGAGCCATCTATTTAGTAGGACCAATACAACTACCCGTTAATTTGTATGGTGAGACGATAACTTTCCAATGGTACTGTTGGTTGAAAACTGAGGAAGTAATCGAAGATTACGAGAGTTTGATTGAGAAACTATCCTCTACTAATTTAGCTGAATTTCAGCAATCAAGCGTACTATCATATGGTGAATTTTCATTTGCAGAAGAAGCTCTTATCCGCATGCATTCTATTTGCCATACGGGTGATATTTTTGGCAGTAAGCGATGTGATTGCGGCTATCAATTGAAACAATCTATGAAAATGATTGTCGAGCATGGAACGGGAGCAGTATTTTATTTAGCAAATCATGAAGGAAGAGGGATTGGCTTGTTTAGTAAAGCTATGGCCTACGCACTTCAAGAGAACGGCTATGATACAGTTGAAGCGAACGAGAAACTAGGCTTTGTTGATGACTCAAGAAATTATGATGATGCCATTCAAGTATTAAAGAAACTTCGAACAAAACCTGTTACCATTATGACAAACAACCCTAAAAAGGTAGAAGCTTTGAAAAACTCTGGTTTGAACGTTTCGGATCGAAAGCCTCTTTGGGGAGATGTTTCTGAGTTTAATGAAAACTATCTTAAGACTAAAATAAATCGTTCTGGTCACATAGGTGAAAGCTCAACTTGTCGAGTAAGAATTATCTAGATAGCTATCAGGCTATTAGTAATCTAGGGAAACAAACAGAAGTGCGATCTAGTGGTGAACTACTCACCACTTAGCTTGAAGAGGGGAGACTTCTTTCGGAAAAACGTTAAAGTTACTTGGTATCAACATTAGTAATAAATACAAATTGTAGAACAAGAAGAGAGCAAATAGGTACCGACCCCCGAAAGTTAGAGTAGAAAATCTAACTCTCGGGGGTGTTTTTATGGCCAAATATAGTGAAGCATTTAAAATAAAGCTTGTTACCGAGTATTTAAATGGAAATCTTGGATATAAGTCACTAGCGAAAAAATATAATATGCCCTCTCAAACACCAATACAAGATTGGGTAAGAGCCTATAAAATAAAAGGGATAGAGGGATTAAAGCGAAGAAAAATGAAAGGTGCCTACTCTGTTCAATTTAAAATGGATACGATACAATTTATGGTAGAGACAGGTGCTTCTTTTCAGGAAACTGCTGAACAATTTCGATTGAATAATCCTTCATTAATTCACCGTTGGATGAAAACATTTAATGAACAAGGGATAGAAGGCCTAAAACCAAGATTAAAGGGGCGATCTTCTATGTCTAAAAACACCAATAAACCAATGAAAAAAGAAGAGAAGAAGTTAACACGCGAAGAAGAACTGGAACGCGAGAATGAATTATTGCGACTAGAAAATGCTTACCTAAAAAAGTTGAAAGCTTTTCGAGAGAATCAGAATGCCTTCCACGAAAAGCACAAGCAAAGGTGGCATTCGAACTCAAAGAAGATGGATTCCGATTAAAAGATATTCTCCTTGTCGTGGGAATTCCAGAAGCAACCTACCACTATCATGTCGGGAACTTTGACAGAGAAGATTCGGACTCAGAATTTAAAAAAATCATTACGGAACTATTTAAAAAGTTTCATGAACGTTATGGTTATAAACGGATCACGAAAGAATTAAAGAAGTTAGGACATTCTATAAACCATAAAAAAGTGTATCGTATAATGCGTGAATTGGGGTTAAAGTGTGTGAAATTTATGAGGAAATCTCGTAAATACAATTCTTATAAGGGGAAGGTTGGAAGAATAGCGAAAAACAGATTATCCCGCCGCTTTAGCACACCTATCCCTCTACAAAAATTAGTAACCGACATTACAGAATTCAAATGTCTAGACGAAGAGAAGTTATATTTAAATCCGATTCTTGACCTTTATAACGGGGAAATTATTGCTTTTGAAATCAAGAAACGTCCCACGTTAGACCTTGTCATGGAGCCTTTAAAAGAAACAATAGAGATAATAAATAATCATGCAACTTATCGCACCACCATCCATTCCGATCAAGGCTGGCATTACCAGCACAGTCAATGGGTGAAGACATTAAAAGAAAATAAAGTATTCCAAAGCATGTCACGTAAAGCAACCTGCGCAGACAATGCTTCGATGGAGAATTTCTTTGGTATTTTAAAGCAAGAAATGTATTATGGGGAAGAATTAGTAAACTATGAAGAATTAAAAAGACGGATTGAAGAATATATCTACTGGTACAACCATGTACGATCAAAAGGAAAATTGGCTGGTTTAAGTCCAGTAGAATACCGAACTCAACCCAGCCAATCAGCTGCATAATAAAAACTCTAACTTTTAGGGGTAACCACCATACATTCGCTCTCTTCTTGTTCGTTTTATTCCGTTTTAATTTTTTCAATTTCATAAACAGAAATATTATTATGGAAAAATAACAATATGAAATGATACTATTAGGTGTTAAAGTAATATTTGTGTTCAGCAAATAGAAATTGATTTAAGGTCTAACCTCGTTACATAGTTGAGAGGGAAAGAAGAACAGACAGGAGGAAACATGAAAAAGCCAGTTGGATTATTATTAACTATAGCTATTATCGCCATTTCGTTTGCAGCG
This window encodes:
- a CDS encoding helix-turn-helix domain-containing protein, giving the protein MDIGTKIRAIRNRKKITIAQMCEGTGLSKGFISNVENNNTSPSISTLSTIATFLGVPLPYLLLEKKQHMSVVRKDGRKVSSFNKLKIEHLTSKGGLRMMIVEFPPGASIGEPHSHEGEECHLVLEGKVLAEQGEDSVIVEEGDSFSWNASVPHFVKNIGDGKAVVLISIYTDTELNDIL
- a CDS encoding dioxygenase, with protein sequence MLPSLFVAHGAPLLAIENNEYTQFLQHLGVTLPKPKAVILFSAHWESFTQKVSEVDEFETIYDFGGFPDALYQIKYPAKGDAAVTKDIEKAIITQGVTYEVDTRRGLDHGAWVVLKLLYPNADIPVISMSVNPNLTPEEQYQIGKSLAQLREKDILIIGSGGTVHNLGVLKFGSDHGTADEWALDFDRWLERHINNWDIQSLFKYNTLAPAAEYAVPRYGNEHFIPLFYAMGAADQERTATLLHRSYRYGNLSHSVWQFGVSK
- a CDS encoding GTP cyclohydrolase II, translated to MIQTKINENVLTVLKDKIQLIKMATGAIYLVGPIQLPVNLYGETITFQWYCWLKTEEVIEDYESLIEKLSSTNLAEFQQSSVLSYGEFSFAEEALIRMHSICHTGDIFGSKRCDCGYQLKQSMKMIVEHGTGAVFYLANHEGRGIGLFSKAMAYALQENGYDTVEANEKLGFVDDSRNYDDAIQVLKKLRTKPVTIMTNNPKKVEALKNSGLNVSDRKPLWGDVSEFNENYLKTKINRSGHIGESSTCRVRII
- a CDS encoding helix-turn-helix domain-containing protein, with the translated sequence MAKYSEAFKIKLVTEYLNGNLGYKSLAKKYNMPSQTPIQDWVRAYKIKGIEGLKRRKMKGAYSVQFKMDTIQFMVETGASFQETAEQFRLNNPSLIHRWMKTFNEQGIEGLKPRLKGRSSMSKNTNKPMKKEEKKLTREEELERENELLRLENAYLKKLKAFRENQNAFHEKHKQRWHSNSKKMDSD
- a CDS encoding IS3 family transposase; the protein is MAFELKEDGFRLKDILLVVGIPEATYHYHVGNFDREDSDSEFKKIITELFKKFHERYGYKRITKELKKLGHSINHKKVYRIMRELGLKCVKFMRKSRKYNSYKGKVGRIAKNRLSRRFSTPIPLQKLVTDITEFKCLDEEKLYLNPILDLYNGEIIAFEIKKRPTLDLVMEPLKETIEIINNHATYRTTIHSDQGWHYQHSQWVKTLKENKVFQSMSRKATCADNASMENFFGILKQEMYYGEELVNYEELKRRIEEYIYWYNHVRSKGKLAGLSPVEYRTQPSQSAA